The Notamacropus eugenii isolate mMacEug1 chromosome 4, mMacEug1.pri_v2, whole genome shotgun sequence DNA window TGGTTTTTTCTACCTGACTTATTGTGCCCTTTAAGACACatagaatgctttcaaaaatatTCTGTCTTGGGATTGTTTTTCTTGCTGCAACCACAATAGGCACTATAgcaaatttcttcctctttactgCTTACATGTTAACCGTCCTTGCTGGCAACAAGATGAGTTCTTTCACCTTTATTTTCACCCAGCTGACCTTGGTGAACTCCACTATGCTTGTTAGCAAGGGAATCCCACAAACATTGCAGGGTCTGGGATGGAATGATTTCCTGGATGATGTTGGCTGTAAAGTTGTATTTTACCTTCGCAAAGTGAGTGAGGGCCTTTCAATTTCTTTGACTTGCCTCCTGTGTGCCTTGCAGGCCATCACCATCAGCCCAAGTAATTCCAGGTGGACAAAGTTCAAAGTTAGAAACACACAACAGACCACTCCCTCCTATCTCTTCTGTTGGATCATCAATCTGCTGATAGAAACTCCTGTAGCAATCATTGTAAGAGGCCCAAGAAGTGGCACcaacattacaaaaatatttgataGTGTGTTTTGTATTTCAGAACACATTATAGGTGCATATTTGACAATAATAACTTttagaaatgtgttttgtttaGGGCTCATGGTATTAGCCAGTGGCTACATGGTGCTTCTCCTACACAAACACCACCAGAACCTCCAGAAAATTAGGAGTACCAACCTCTCACCCAGAAGACAGCCTGAGATCCAAGCCACTCAAACCATCCTTTTACTCATGAGCACATTTGTCAGCTTTTATGCACTCACCTCCATTTTTACTCTTTTTCTCAGTTATTTTGAGCAAAAGTCTCCCTGGATGTTGCCTACTGCTATCTTCCTGTCACTGTGTTACCCAACCATCAGTCCCTTTGTATTGATTCCTACAGCTCTCAGGGATCCCTCAACTGTCTGGGTCAAAAAAACATTCTCACTCTCACGCTGGTCACAAATGTAAAGATGGAGGCAGTAGTATAACGTCACTGCCTCCTGTCACTACTAGCCTCCTCATAGTTCATGAAACTAGGAATAAGATCCAAAGAGACTTCTAATCtagaaagatcaaataagatcagAATCTTATTGTGATATCATCAACGTCACAGCAGAGATGAAACACACCTCTTGATCCTATAGCAAAACCTATTGCAAAGAAGGATGCCTCTGAGGGTAAGAAGATGGGGTTTAATTCTTCTTTCCAATGTTATCTCTTCAGATATATGTAAATGGCAATCATTTCCTGACTTAATCTTCTCTCTTCCAGGCTTAATATCTCCATTCCCTTCAAGTGATCCTAATGTAACCAGAAGGAGACTTACCTATCATTTTGGTTACCTTCTTCCTGATGTTTTCCAGTCTTTCCGGAACCTAATACAGTACTCCATATGTGGTTTGACCAGTACAAATTATAATAGCCTTATCACATATACCATGCTTCTCTAACCGCATTCTAAGATTTAATCACCTTTTCTGGCTACTACATCATACTCATTTTGATCTTTTGCTCAATGAAAAATTCCCAACTTTTAGTTACATAAACTGCTGTCTAACTATGtgtacttcattttcttcttctgaacccATTAGGAAAGTAGTATTTGTGTTCCtattatatctcattttatttcttaatagTAAGGACATTCCCCACAACTGGGTCACCAGAACATCCTATCCAAGTTCAAAGTGCTATCTGAATGAATACCCCATCAAATCCATAGTAGATGAGCACTAACCAAAATGTTTACTTTTATCAGTCAGTCAGATGAAACATTACTTCAAACTTAGTGAAATTAATAAGCAATATGTCATGATGTGAAAAGAAAAGATTCCCCCAAGCACAAATGTAATAATTTTTCAGATATTGAGATACATGAGAGCAGCATGTAACCAGGAAACATGCATGGAGGACGCATTTAGTGTTGGAAGTATGGGCCCCACGTGTGTGAAGAGAGGCCTACATGTGGTGAAGATATTGTTGGTGTATGCATGTGGCTCAAAAGGAAGCAGATTAGACTTCTCTATCATTCTACAAGGAAGATATTTATTCCTGCGAGGTTAAGCAGAAGGTTCGGGTCAGAtatcattctttttctccccaaaGGGAGACAGGAGTGTTAGATTATAATTGTGTTTATCTGCTCCTTTAAGTGTTTTTTGCCTAGGACATATGACAAGGTCATATCTAACTTTTGATCATTTAGTCATTATGGGGAAGGATGGCCACAAGTTCTACATCCAAGGCTTGACTTCTTCCCCACCTATTACCAGTACTACAATGAGCATGTACCAAATAGCCACAAAACACATTTATCCAAACTACAGAAAAGCccaaatcagagaaggtatataGTTCTGACAATCTATACCAAATGATACAGAGTAAAAGAGCTTTTCCCGTTGGTAGAAAAGTAACTCAGGTCAACCAAAAGAGGAGGACCTGGATCTCAGTGAAGAGAAAACTCTCCAAAGTCCCAAGAGTAGCAAATTGGGAATAGGGACATAATGAAGACTGACTGTACCTCCCAtgtcttcccacagtctttttcattagcaacctgaagtggggtgggttctttccatcttttctctcgAAACTGGAAGCCAATTCAATGTTATGCTTGAAGATTCACATTTTGACAGTTCCCATAGGAACTCTCAGAATCTCCGCCTCTGCCAATAAGAAAGTCACATATAAATGGGCTTGGGACATCCACTTGTGGTGAATGCATAGTGAATAAATATGGATAATGGGACATATGAGAAGAACTGATGAGGACAGGGCATACATATGACTAAACATGTACAAAAGGAATATGATGATATATTATCATACTGTTCCATGCCCCCTGCTCGTGGGCATTATACCTCCACTATCCAATAGACATCAACACCTCCCACCATGAGGTCATAAAATCTTCGCATCAGGGTGTTTCTCACCTATCCTAGTAGGTAGCAATAAAAGCCAGAACAATATTGGCTGTGCTTATCTGTTCTTTTTTGTGTCCCTGCTTGGTGGCAATTTGAGATTGTTATGGACTAAGCCCAACTCAATCTCTTCAAGTGCTTCAGATTCAAAATAGAAACTACGTGAGATACTTATAAACCATTAAATAACTATCCAAAGGATATTTTTTAGCCAgtgcagagaaagaattttttaccTAGgatataataatcaaaatatgtTTATTAGCTATTTACTATGCATGAGATTCTGTGCTGTTcttagaatacaaagaaaagaaaaatcagttctTGTTCTCTGAAAGCTTGCATTAATTCAATTGGACACTTCTTCCTTGTCCTTTTGTTGGATATAATGGTTGGCCAACCAAAAGTCTGTGGAAAGAATTAACTCAGTGATGTTATCCTTATCGAACTAGGATAATTGTCTCAATGATGGTTTCGTAACCTTGcgcagaaaaacaaaacattcacaCAGCATACAATCATAACTATCTTTCTCAGGAGACAAAACTCACCATTAAAGCACaaacaaaaagtaaacaaaactataaaaaagtaaaatacctAAGGTCACCAATGTCAGTTTCCTAGGAAGCAATACAGAAGGGGGAagaaatttaattatttctttttttaaattttatttttcattttaacacagtttataacagataaaacaattcaaatttatggtcaggtgatgcttctttttaaagcatttactatattgaccacaaaagaatttttttacaagcattaaccaactgagacacaaataatatttatgttgctaacttcacaagctcttgacctaattgtttccacaatattactaagaattaaaggaccctaacttattgttgttggtctaaagtcctatgcctaatagcttaattttagacttaaccttggatgttcgcCTACTAATAATCTATAACTTAATAGatttggtattaagcttacaaacttcttgactataagaaattgccaccaagagtagggacattgcagggagacaatatctccccaacttcatgtcaattctaagcaggagtagattgtccacttgcattcagtcaggcttaaagtctgtcaggtgtcagtggggaaaatgagtcaggagaatcctacctcagcccaggctgaacagtcactctcccacccttcccatgagatcaccttttgcagttcataccaggaTCTCACAacttactgacatcatggattggaggctcagactgcctttctggctatccatatctggagttagactcagaacaacagtcacttaatagtgcGATAGCATTTAAAAATGGCAAATTCCAATAACCAgctttcaaatatgattataatttcactttggctaagggacaccttttgaggcaagtcttaagtggattgcatgcctttctatacatgttctagttcctgattaaatagcaatcataaaatcaaatttaccattaaaaccttaacttttccatccataccaaattttacccgaggttaccttcctctaggaaatttaaactaaaattcttttgcccaaactaaagatgtcatggATTTATTCTCagaaattaattcagtcagttattttaatactaattgcttttacctcactttgtaacatgtccaatttttctccccatcactcccttcccccaccccctaatatcttgcattctgattacgccttccctcaatgtatcctcccttctgtcacaccccacccttcccttatccctatctcctctcttttcttgtagggaaagatgaatttctataccccattccctatatttcttatttcccgattatatgcaataaaaattctcaacattcattgctaatactttgaattccaacttctctccctcccctcctccctccccagccctactgagaaggcaggcaattcagtaCAGActgtgtgcatctttctactccaccatcttctcaattatttctgattctctatTACATAACCTGCTCTTAGGTTTctactttccatttttaaattaaaatgctattttcagttctgacttcttttcttctttcctctccctttcctaccCAATTAGAAGGCAACTAAAACAAAAGCTGTTACAAACAAGGATAGCACtggaaaacaaattctcacatttctcatgtccaaaaaaaaagaataaagaaagaaagaacagagaaaagaaggaaggaaaaatacaaaaaatggaagaaatggagggagggaaattgcatatgttttattttgaattctgAGTCTATTTGCTCTTTCTGAGGAGGTGGATAACAAGTCTCTTCaaaaagtcctttggaattcaGGGTTGGATCAGCtaatttcatcttcttcatcttcatctttcgTCTTCAATCTTCTTCAAtgcaggagaaaagggaagaggtgataggggaaacgtgaagcttactctcttcacatatagcttaaggagggaataacatgttcactaaatttggtatgttaatctatcttacactagcggaaagtaggggagaaggggacaggtgaggtgagggggatgacagaagggaaggcaaatgagagaagagaataactagaagtaaacacttttgggaagggacaaggtcaagtgagagaatagaagaaaagggggggtggagccaagatggcggagtagaaagacacacatacatgtagctctgaacccacagcccataaaatatctgtaaaaaagaactcccaacaaattctggagcagcagaagccacagaacaacggagcagaggagattctgttccagagaacccAGAAAACcgctcgcaaaaggtccgttgtgctGCGGACCCAGAGcgaagcccagccctgccttggccatgcggcactgagaggagcagatccgagcaggcttcagggacagaatctccaacagccacgcgggtccctccacccacaggtgacaagggtgggtgagagggtctctttggcgggtcaagaggggagtggggtgcccccataactcaggcccccttgggaggcaacagcggaggtgggagcagaccgagGCTCCCCAAACAgtcaggagccaggatccattgttgaaggtctctgcataaaacccctgagggaactgagcctgtgaggcggccctgcccccacctgagcacctgaacttgatctcacactgaatagcagccccgcacccgcccaaagccctgagtctgggaagcaccatttgaatctcagaccccaagtgctggctgggaggatctggaggagaagtgggtgtgaagagaatattcagaagtcaagtcactgactgggaaaatgcccggaaaaggggaaaaaaataagactatagaaggttactttcttggtgaacaggtatttcctcccttcctttctgatgaggaagaacaatgcttaccatcagggaaagacacagaagtcaaggcttctgtatcccagcccactcaatgggctcaggccattagaagagctcaaaaaggattttgaaaatcaagttagagaggtggaggaaaaactgggaagacaaatgagagacatgcaagcaaagcatgaaaaacaagtaaacaccctgctaaaggagacccaaaaaaatgctgaagaaaataataccttgaaaaataggctaactcaattggcaaaagaggttcaaaaagccaatgaggagaagaacgctctcaaaagcagaattagacaagtggaaaaggaggttcaaaagctcactgaagaaaatagttctttcaaaatgagaatggaacagatggaggctaatgactttataagaaaccaagaaatcacaaagcaaaaccaaaagaatgaaacaatggaagataatgtgatatctcattggaaaaacaactgacctgaaaaatacatccaggagagacaatttaaaaattatgggactacctgaaagccatgatcaaaagaagagcctagacatcatcttccatgaagttataaaggaaaactgccctgatgttctagaaccagagggcaaaataagtattcaaggaatccactgatcaccacctgaaagagatccaaaaacagaaactcctaggaacattgtggccaaattccagagttccctagtcaaggagaaaatattgcaagcagctagaaagaaacaattcaagtattgtggaaatacaatcaggataacacaagatctagcagcttctacattaagggatcgaagggcatggaataggatattccagaagtcaaaggaactgggactaaaaccaagaatcacctacccagcaaaactgagtagaatacttcagggaaaaaattggtctttcaatgaaatagaggattttcaagcattcttgatgaaaagaccagagctgaaaagaaaatttgactttcaaacacaagaatgaagagaagcatgaaaaggtaaacagcaaagagaagtcataagggacttactaaagttgagctgcttacattcctacatggaaagacaatatttgtaactcttgaaactattcagtatctgggtactgggtggaattacacacacacacacatgacatgcacacgcacacacacatagagacagagtgcacagagtgaattgaagaggatgggatcatatctttaaaaaatgaaatcaagcagtgagagacaaatatattgggaggagaaagggagaaatggaatggggcaaattatctctcataaaagaggcaagcaaaagacttattagtggagagataaagaggggaggtgagagaaaaacatgaggtttactctcatcacattcctctaaaggaaggaataaaatgcacactcattttggtatgaaaacctatcttacaatacaggaaagtgggggataaggggataagtagggtgggggggatgatggaagggagggcatgcggaggagggagcaatttgaggtcaacattcatggggagggacatgatcaaaagagagaatagaagtaatgggggacaggataggatggagggaaatatagttagtcttatacaacacgactattatggaagtcatttgcaaaactacacagatttggcctatattgaattgcttgccttccaaagggaaggggtggggagggagggaggaaaagaagttggaactcaaagttttaggaacaactgtcgagtactgttcttgccactaggaaataagaaatacagctaaggggtatagaaagttatttggccctacaggacgaaagagaaaatggagacaagggcagagagggatgatagaagagacagcagattggtgataggggcaattagaatgctcggtgttttggggaggggggaggggacaaaaggggagaaaattagaaacccaaaattttttgaaaatgaatgttaaagttataaaaataaataaataagaaaaaaaaagaaaaaaagggggacaggataggatggagggcaatatttttagtcttacacaacatgattgttatggaagtcttttgcaaaacgacacatatatagcctgtattgaactgtttgccttctcagtggggattggtggggagggagggagagagggagagaagttggaattcaaagttttagaaatgaatgttgagacttgtaatcagaatgcaagttgttatggaattgggggagggggagagatggggaggaaaattagaactcaaaattttgtgggaatgaatgttgaaatctaaaaataaataaataaaactattttttaaaaaagaaaatattgccccCAAGCACAAATGTAGTAATTTTTCAGAAGTTGAGATACCATCTTTCCAGGAAATGTAGACGTGATAGAAGCATATAACCAGGAACCATGCATTGAGGAAACATTTAGTATTAGAAGCTTGGGTCCAATATGTGGGAAGAAGGACCACATGTGGCAAAGACATTGTTAGTGTGTGGATATGACTCTGAGGGAAGCAGATTAGACATCTCTAGTCTCTTCTCCCTCACCCTTCTAAAAGGAAGATTTTTATTCCTGCCAACAGGGTAAGCAGAAAGTTATGATCAGagattcttctttttctctcacagGGAGAGGGAGTATCAGATTATAATTATATTtggtcctgatgaatatatggccactggattcagatagctcaggagaagaaagtgaggttggtgaccttgcacagccctcgctCAATCAATTCAAAGTCaacagcaagtcatgtcatcatcttgattcatagtcctcttcaagaaggaagtaTAAACACAACACAACAATTATATTTAACTGCCCCTTTAAGTGTTATTTGCCTAGGGCATATGATAAGGTGCCATCTAACTTTTGATCATTTAGTCATATTATGGGAAGGATGGCCACAAGCTCTACATCCAAGTCTTGACCTCTTCCCCACCTATTACCAGTACCACAATGAGCACATACCAAATAGCCACAAAACACATTTATCCAAACTAGAGAAAAGTCCTAATCAGAGACGGTATATATTTCAGACAGTATGTACCAAATGACACACAGAGTGAGAGAGCTTTTCCCATTGCGAAAAAGTTAACTCAGGTCAACCAAAAGAGGAGGACCTGGATCTCACTCAAGCCAAAACTCCCCAAAGTCCCTAGAGTAGCAAATTGTGAACAGGGATAGGATGAAGATTGCTTGTACTTCCCATGTATTTCCACAATCTTTTTCATCAGCAACTTAAAGTGGGGTGGGCctattccatcttctctctcaaaactggaaatcaattcAATGCTATGCCTGAAGATTAACATTTTGACAGTTCCCATGGGAACTCTCAATCCCAAAGTGAGTACTGGCTGAGAGTTGAAGCTCTAACCTCTCATCAACTCTACTCTGACCCCTCACCTAGGACAGAATCTTCACCTATGCAATAACAAAATTACATATTAAGGGGCTTTGGACACACACTTATGGTGAACGCGTAGTAAATAAATATGGACAATGGGACGTATGAGAAGACCCCATATGAATAGGCATATATATAAGGAAACACGTGCAAAAGGCATATGACAATATATTATCATGCTCTTCCATGTCCTTTGCTCCTAGGCATCATATCTCTGCTGTCCAATATATATCAACTCAATGTGGTCACAAAATAATCTCATCAGGGTGTTTCTTTTCAAAACAGTCCATTCCACTCTTTGTCTCTGAATTTTTGGTCATGCAGTCCTCCTCTGTCATCTGGACTTTAATTCTCCAGCATCATATAATGCTATGGGCTCCATTGCTAAGGTGCTTTTCCTAGAAAGTCTCTCCCTGACAGGTACAAGTTAATCCTCTTTTAATGCAGAGTCAAAGCTACAATCAATCTCATGCGCCCTAGTGGGTAGTAACAAAAACCAGAACAATACTGGTTGTGAtcatctgttatttttttctgtccccGCGTGGTGATGATTTGAGAGTGTGATGGAGTAGGCCCAACTCAAGTTCTTCAGGTGCTTCAGGTTCAGAATAGAAACTAAATGAGATACTCATAAAccataaaataattattcaaagAATGTTTTCTTAGCCAGTGCAGAGAAAGGATATTTAGCAAGGATGTAATAAATGAAAAGGCGCTTATTAACCATTTACTATGTATGAGACTCTGTTCTGTTcttaggatacaaagagaagaaaagatcagTCCTTGTTCTCTGAGCCCTTACATTAATTCAGTTGCACACCTCTTCCTTGCCCTTTTGTTGGACATACTGGTGGGCTGCTGAGAAGCCTGTGGAAAGAACTAactttttatttaccttttttctttagGCCACCATGAATTTATATCAATGGTAAAATCCTTACTTCTCAGGGATAATTAACTTTCCAGGAGGGTTTTATAGCATTGTGCAGGAAAACTAGTCTAAGCTGTATAGGGATTGAGGTGGAGCTAAGGTGTGGGGAGAAACCATAGCATATTGATGCTACTGCATGTATCTTTGGTCCCAGACCACTGTTTGAAGACATGAGACTAGAAAATTCCTTCTAATTCCCCATTAAATCATTAATTATTATGAGTCTGTATCTCTCaaactttcttcccttcctaaaAGGACCAATAGGTAGCTATGTGGAGCTACTCCTGGGACTGAATCTCTCCCAGGACCTTAACTGAGTAACCAACACATAAAGCTAGAGTGAGAAGAAAAACTTGGGAAAGTGGACAAGGCCAAAACTCTACCCCACTGGGATGAGAATAAATGGCAAGTTGTATAATCTGAATAGCAGAAATGATTAGCAGAATAGAGACATTATTTTATCATGGCAAATATCTGAGGAACTGAAAGAGAAAACAGCAGATTGGAATCAGACACAATGAAGTGAAAAactctgaaagaaaaaagaaaataccaataatgctttaaaaatacataatttttataCTGTAAAACACATTGTGGTCAATGAATGTGTTGAATTGAGGATCAGAGGCtccccaagaaaaataattagAGGTCAAAAAGCAATTTTCCCATGTGAAGAAACTCTCCTGCCACTCAGCTTCAATCAATCATCCTAGAACCTCTCAAAAACACATCACAAAAATTATGCTTGTATATTTACTTAGAAACACAAAATAAGAAACCCACAAGTTCACTTAGCTGAATTCCCCCCATCTAGTTGCCATGTCACTACAGTTGCTAAGGAACAGCCTTTTCCATCGCTAAGGGGAAGCGCTATAGTAACATAATGTCACCTGGAAGAtcaaagggagagagggggaagagtggAGTCATTCTTTTGTAATGCTCCATGGAGTCATCGTATCTTCCTGCTTAGTGGACattaatcaaatataaaatattcactaAGTATCTACTCTGctaagtgctaagcactgggggttcaaataaggaaaagaaaaacagttcccTCCCACAAAGACCTTATGATCTAATGGATAACCACAATATATAAAAGGAAGTGATGAAGCAGGAAGAGGATCAAGGTGTGCTGAGAATGGTGGTGAAACGTAAGTACCAAGGTTGATGCAGTCTTGCAAGATGATAAAGTTCTTGGACTGGGGGGAGGGATGGGGTATGAAAGAGATATCCAGTGGAATTCAGCTGGGTTTGCATCAGCATCTCAAAGCACAAACCATTCCcatcaaaaaattagaaaagaaaatttctcagTGTGACAGGAAGCAGAAAGTTTTGCAGTCCAGACCCAAAAATATGTCCACCACCAAATTGGGAGGAATCAGAAATTAACTAACAGGGCAAATAAGGGGGGAAAGCCTAAAATCACCCAagatttcaagaggaagaaaagttggttAAA harbors:
- the LOC140502240 gene encoding vomeronasal type-1 receptor 3-like; the protein is MLSKIFCLGIVFLAATTIGTIANFFLFTAYMLTVLAGNKMSSFTFIFTQLTLVNSTMLVSKGIPQTLQGLGWNDFLDDVGCKVVFYLRKVSEGLSISLTCLLCALQAITISPSNSRWTKFKVRNTQQTTPSYLFCWIINLLIETPVAIIVRGPRSGTNITKIFDSVFCISEHIIGAYLTIITFRNVFCLGLMVLASGYMVLLLHKHHQNLQKIRSTNLSPRRQPEIQATQTILLLMSTFVSFYALTSIFTLFLSYFEQKSPWMLPTAIFLSLCYPTISPFVLIPTALRDPSTVWVKKTFSLSRWSQM